From Sediminispirochaeta bajacaliforniensis DSM 16054, a single genomic window includes:
- a CDS encoding type II toxin-antitoxin system RelE family toxin, whose amino-acid sequence MPAPLFPQGVQKIVGKQNLYRIRSGNYRVIYSLKQEQLIIEVVRIGHRKDVYK is encoded by the coding sequence TTGCCAGCGCCCCTTTTTCCTCAGGGAGTACAGAAGATTGTCGGGAAACAAAATCTCTATCGAATACGTTCCGGGAATTACCGTGTAATCTACTCACTCAAGCAAGAACAACTTATCATTGAAGTGGTGAGAATTGGCCACCGTAAGGATGTATATAAATAA
- a CDS encoding iron-containing alcohol dehydrogenase: protein MVNFHYYNPAKIVFGKGAEKEIGALLKENNATSLLMMYSGEFIKTLGIYDTVKKACSENSISFFECGDVVPNPKIELIRDLVDRGRKESVDFVLAIGGGSSIDTAKAVALGIPYDGDVWDFFEGKASIAEVLPIGVISTLPASGSETSNAAIVTNGLSKVGFEDDRIIPQFAIMNPDFTTTLPSYQTSCGLADILSHLLERYFSDTPHVDTTDYLIEGAIKALLLNSERIMANPSDFDARAEVQWLASIAHNNLLDTGRVSDWGSHRIEHEISAQYELTHGEGMAVVMVAWTTYMADKKPEKLAQLAHRVFNVDYHDYTPEEMAHTLSCNLKSFFKNLNLRTSLTEIGIGSDHFSEMAARATSNGKNTVGHYIPLDQDKIIEILNLAL from the coding sequence TAGCGGGGAATTCATCAAGACCTTAGGCATTTATGATACGGTAAAAAAAGCGTGTTCCGAGAATTCCATTAGTTTTTTTGAATGTGGAGATGTTGTTCCCAACCCCAAGATTGAATTGATTCGTGATTTGGTTGACCGCGGACGAAAGGAATCCGTCGATTTTGTACTGGCAATAGGTGGTGGCAGTTCCATTGATACCGCTAAGGCTGTAGCCCTGGGAATTCCTTATGATGGTGATGTCTGGGACTTCTTTGAAGGGAAAGCCTCAATAGCAGAAGTCCTCCCTATCGGTGTGATCAGTACACTTCCGGCAAGTGGGAGTGAAACTTCAAATGCAGCAATAGTTACAAATGGATTGAGCAAGGTGGGCTTTGAAGATGATCGTATCATTCCCCAATTCGCCATCATGAACCCTGATTTCACCACTACCCTTCCATCCTACCAGACGTCGTGCGGACTGGCGGATATTCTTTCCCATCTTCTGGAACGATATTTTTCCGATACTCCCCATGTCGATACGACTGATTATCTGATTGAGGGGGCAATCAAAGCGTTGTTACTAAATAGTGAACGGATCATGGCAAATCCAAGTGATTTTGATGCAAGGGCGGAAGTCCAATGGCTGGCTTCCATTGCCCATAACAATTTATTGGACACAGGCCGTGTTTCTGATTGGGGTTCTCATCGTATCGAACACGAAATCAGTGCCCAATATGAGCTTACCCATGGCGAAGGGATGGCCGTGGTAATGGTTGCCTGGACGACATACATGGCAGACAAGAAGCCGGAAAAACTCGCTCAACTTGCACATAGAGTATTCAATGTCGATTACCATGATTATACTCCGGAAGAAATGGCACATACACTCTCTTGCAATCTCAAAAGCTTCTTCAAGAACTTGAATCTAAGGACAAGCCTCACGGAAATCGGAATAGGTAGTGACCACTTTTCGGAGATGGCAGCGCGAGCTACCTCCAACGGAAAGAATACGGTAGGTCATTACATTCCGTTGGACCAGGATAAGATTATCGAGATCTTGAACCTTGCGCTGTAG